The Alcaligenes aquatilis genome contains the following window.
TTCTCTGGGCCTTGGGTCCAGGGCTGGCAAGCCTGGGCGTAGAGCTCTGTCAACTGCAGGGCGGCAACACTGGCGCGGGCCAGTTCATTGTGCCCGGGATGCTGCAAAGCCAGCAGCTCGTCTCGCAGAGCGGCTGGCATGGGCAGGCTATGGGTTTGGTGTACTTGCACCCCCTGCGGACCGAAGGATGCCAGTACGGCATCCACACCGTCCATGCTGGTACCAGACATCAGTCCGATAAACAGGGGGGCTTGCATGGTTTAGCGGCTGGCCAGCTTTACGGGTTCAGCATCTGTGTGCAGCAAGGCAAAGTTGCTCTGGTAGGAAGCCAGGGTCTGCTGGAACTGTTTGCGCTGCGGCGCATCCAGGACGCGGGCTACTGGCAGGTCTACCGACAGAGGGTCAACGGCTTTTTGGGCAATTCGGAATTCGTAATGTAGGTGCGGACCTGTTGCCCAGCCGGTCGAGCCAACGTACCCAATCAGTTGACCCTGTTCTACGCGGTCTCCTTTGCGCAGACCAGCGGCAAAGCGACTTTGGTGGGCGTACAGCGTGGTGAACTGACCGTGATGCTTAAGAATGATGGTGTTGCCGTAACCGTTCTGGCGACCTATGAATTCCACTGTGCCATCTGCCGTGGCATGGATGGGGGTGCCAGAGGGTGCTGCATAGTCTACGCCTTTGTGGTTACGCCAGCCGCCATGCACCGGATGGCGGCGACCACCAAAAGTCGAGCTGATACGGGTGAACTTCAAGGCCGTACGCAGAAAAGCACCTTTGAGGCTTTGGCCGCTGAAATCGTAATAGCCACCAGAGCCGTTTTCGGGCTGGAACCAAGCGGCTTCATGGGTTTTGCCCTGATTATTGAACTCCACTGCCAGCAAGCGGCCTGAACCTACGTCCTGGCCTTCATGGCCGTAGGATTCGTAGACCACGCGGAAGCTGTCGCCTTTGCGCAGGTCTTTCAGAAAGTCGATTTTGCTGCCCATCACATCCGCCATTTGCAGGGTGATGTTGTCGGGGATACCGGCCTGATCACTGGCGCCAAACAGCGAGCTGTTGATGGTGGCCTGGGCCACTCGTACTCGGGTTTGGGCCAGATCGCTCTGTTCCTGGGCGATAAAGC
Protein-coding sequences here:
- a CDS encoding peptidoglycan DD-metalloendopeptidase family protein, giving the protein MIALALGSFVAAGALAVVMPSSPEPQIYQARTALTLPSELTVLQAQDQQAYITETRIRRGDTLSALLQRMEISEEGLLQFLTHDKKARSIYKLYPGRAIQAALDANGNLQWLRYRHTPYSEQSGQGQARWLEVRPDGNNGFIAQEQSDLAQTRVRVAQATINSSLFGASDQAGIPDNITLQMADVMGSKIDFLKDLRKGDSFRVVYESYGHEGQDVGSGRLLAVEFNNQGKTHEAAWFQPENGSGGYYDFSGQSLKGAFLRTALKFTRISSTFGGRRHPVHGGWRNHKGVDYAAPSGTPIHATADGTVEFIGRQNGYGNTIILKHHGQFTTLYAHQSRFAAGLRKGDRVEQGQLIGYVGSTGWATGPHLHYEFRIAQKAVDPLSVDLPVARVLDAPQRKQFQQTLASYQSNFALLHTDAEPVKLASR